One Rhododendron vialii isolate Sample 1 chromosome 2a, ASM3025357v1 genomic region harbors:
- the LOC131316289 gene encoding uncharacterized protein LOC131316289 isoform X1 — protein sequence MSTVLQPLSIISQDQHGNQPPPNYHEFQSPSDEVVGHINERAMELESHQHSMSNHTTPNLHSLEQSNEGSKTSIGANPNSQQQRARGRGFARPYVGWGTRAKLEVKLNKDDQPIVNTAGPLQS from the exons ATGAGTACTGTATTACAGCCTTTGTCTATCATTAGTCAAGACCAGCATGGAAATCAACCACCACCAAACTATCATGAGTTCCAATCACCATCTGATGAAG TGGTAGGTCACATAAATGAGAGAGCCATGGAGCTAGAATCACATCAACATTCTATGAGCAATCACACTACTCCAAACTTGCACTCGCTGGAACAAAGCAATGAAGGGTCAAAAACTTCAATTGGAGCAA ATCCCAACTCGCAACAACAAAGAGCCAGGGGGAGAGGCTTTGCTCGTCCATATGTTGGGTGGGGTACAAGAGCAAAGTTAGAAGttaaattgaataaagacgatCAACCAATAGTTAACACGGCAGGTCCCTTACAAAGTTAA
- the LOC131316289 gene encoding uncharacterized protein LOC131316289 isoform X2, with translation MSTVLQPLSIISQDQHGNQPPPNYHEFQSPSDEGHINERAMELESHQHSMSNHTTPNLHSLEQSNEGSKTSIGANPNSQQQRARGRGFARPYVGWGTRAKLEVKLNKDDQPIVNTAGPLQS, from the exons ATGAGTACTGTATTACAGCCTTTGTCTATCATTAGTCAAGACCAGCATGGAAATCAACCACCACCAAACTATCATGAGTTCCAATCACCATCTGATGAAG GTCACATAAATGAGAGAGCCATGGAGCTAGAATCACATCAACATTCTATGAGCAATCACACTACTCCAAACTTGCACTCGCTGGAACAAAGCAATGAAGGGTCAAAAACTTCAATTGGAGCAA ATCCCAACTCGCAACAACAAAGAGCCAGGGGGAGAGGCTTTGCTCGTCCATATGTTGGGTGGGGTACAAGAGCAAAGTTAGAAGttaaattgaataaagacgatCAACCAATAGTTAACACGGCAGGTCCCTTACAAAGTTAA